In Eretmochelys imbricata isolate rEreImb1 chromosome 18, rEreImb1.hap1, whole genome shotgun sequence, one genomic interval encodes:
- the LOC144276794 gene encoding F-box only protein 6-like: MANIGDLPEDVLVELFSLVPARELICNCRLVCVLWRDVINLATVWKRKCQREGFNHEKWDKTIQDWKIFYFLCSLKKNLLKNPCAEESFEFWNLKPNEGDKWKVEDLPGHHGRDFPSPQVRKYFVTSYGKCLKSQLINLKKEGYWDQLMDEIRPDIMVKDWYAARFDCGCCYELSVQLLSADYIVLHEFRPEPVVIEQWSDAEWREISYTFHNYEAGVRHILFQHGGQDTQFWAGWYGCRVTNSSITIEPGMSP, translated from the exons ATGGCAAACATCGGTGACCTGCCCGAAGATGTCCTGGTGGAACTCTTTTCCCTGGTCCCCGCCCGGGAGCTGATCTGTAACTGCCGGCTTGTCTGTGTCCTGTGGCGGGATGTGATCAACTTAGCCACTGTGTGGAAACGCAAGTGCCAGCGGGAGGGTTTTAATCATGAGAAGTGGGACAAGACTATCCAGGACTGGAAGATCTTCTACTTCCTCTGCAGCCTGAAGAAAAACTTACTCAAAAATCCCTGTGCTGAAG AGAGCTTTGAGTTCTGGAATCTGAAACCGAATGAGGGAGATAAATGGAAAGTTGAGGACCTGCCTGGGCATCACGGAAGAGACTTTCCCAGCCCACAAGTGCGCAAATATTTTGTCACCTCTTATGG GAAGTGTCTAAAGTCTCAGCTCATTAACCTAAAGAAAGAGGGTTACTGGGATCAGCTGATGGATGAAATACGGCCTGATATTATGGTCAAGGACTG gTATGCTGCCAGGTTTGACTGTGGGTGCTGTTATGAACTCTCTGTGCAGCTGCTCTCTGCAGACTACATCGTCCTTCACGAGTTCCGACCCGAACCAGTGGTCATAGAGCAATGGAGTGATGCTGAGTGGAGAGAG ATCTCTTACACCTTCCACAACTATGAGGCTGGAGTTCGTCACATCCTGTTCCAACACGGAGGACAGGACACCCAGTTCTGGGCAGGATGGTATGGGTGCAGAGTGACAAACAGCAGCATCACCATTGAGCCAGGGATGTCACCGTAG